One region of Ignavibacteriota bacterium genomic DNA includes:
- a CDS encoding DUF47 domain-containing protein yields the protein MRIDSIIQALLPHDEKFYQFFEESAQNLKKATELLQVILASRYEERIAHVEHMHELEHMGDTVTHNIFAELNATFVTPFDREDIHVLASALDDIIDYIDGSASRFVLYKIHETPPDMIRLANILDNSVRELIPGIRSLRDLRNPENLQNILKKINEYENDADEVFQNAIAQLFENEKDAIKVIKLKEIYVGLETATDKCEDAANVLETLLIKHA from the coding sequence ATGAGAATAGATAGTATCATTCAAGCACTGCTTCCTCATGATGAGAAGTTTTACCAATTTTTTGAAGAATCTGCACAGAACCTGAAAAAGGCGACTGAACTTTTGCAAGTTATTCTTGCTTCCCGTTATGAGGAGCGAATTGCACATGTAGAGCATATGCACGAACTTGAGCATATGGGCGATACTGTGACGCATAATATTTTTGCCGAACTGAATGCGACCTTTGTTACTCCGTTCGATAGAGAGGATATTCATGTGCTTGCCTCTGCCTTGGATGATATAATAGATTATATTGACGGAAGCGCTTCACGGTTTGTTCTCTATAAAATTCATGAAACTCCCCCCGATATGATTCGGTTAGCCAACATTCTTGATAACTCGGTTCGCGAACTCATTCCCGGTATTCGCTCCTTACGAGATCTACGCAATCCCGAAAACCTTCAGAATATTTTAAAAAAAATCAATGAATATGAAAATGATGCGGACGAAGTTTTTCAAAATGCGATAGCCCAATTATTCGAGAATGAAAAAGATGCGATTAAGGTCATTAAACTAAAAGAAATTTATGTCGGTTTGGAAACAGCAACCGACAAATGTGAGGATGCAGCGAATGTGCTGGAAACGCTCCTCATTAAACACGCGTAA
- a CDS encoding DoxX family membrane protein encodes MQKFLENTDTIFLSRTILGLVFVIASVDKIAMPELFASNVHAYGLVPFSLVNIFALIIPWVELLCGLYLLGGFRVRASAALLSVLNLVFIIAISSAIFRGLEINCGCFGAAKSSIVGWDRVVEDIGLLLLCIHLFFKPVPKAKPLNV; translated from the coding sequence GTGCAAAAGTTCTTAGAAAATACAGACACCATATTTCTTTCTCGAACAATTTTAGGACTCGTGTTCGTGATTGCAAGTGTGGATAAGATTGCGATGCCGGAATTATTCGCATCGAATGTTCATGCGTACGGACTTGTGCCGTTTTCGCTGGTGAATATTTTCGCTTTGATAATTCCGTGGGTCGAATTGTTGTGCGGATTGTATCTCCTCGGAGGCTTTCGTGTCCGGGCAAGCGCCGCGTTACTTTCAGTGCTGAATCTCGTTTTCATCATCGCGATCTCGTCCGCCATATTCCGTGGATTGGAAATTAACTGTGGATGTTTCGGCGCGGCAAAATCTTCCATTGTCGGGTGGGATAGAGTTGTGGAGGATATTGGATTGTTGCTCCTTTGCATCCATCTATTTTTCAAACCTGTACCAAAAGCGAAGCCCCTCAATGTTTGA
- a CDS encoding rhodanese-like domain-containing protein — MSDSQMKLLKEIGGIVLLAVALAFIYNYFSPKGISLIRKELPKDTTSLTELFSTSIQEVDSSITDSVHFQQAEPEQPKSEQAVEKKPVQPKPKESWKGIKIISVEKFAQLVRDRQTLILDAREPDEFKKGRVPGSINIPYLQVDNYFEQLAMFPRDTTVAIYCNNLMCPLGRGLAEFMEQLEFKRLLLFEEGWDRWERDEMQIER; from the coding sequence ATGAGCGATTCACAAATGAAATTGCTGAAAGAAATCGGCGGTATAGTGTTGCTTGCTGTTGCGCTTGCTTTCATTTACAATTATTTTTCTCCCAAAGGTATCTCTCTTATTAGGAAAGAACTGCCAAAAGATACTACTTCATTGACTGAATTATTTTCGACATCAATTCAAGAAGTTGATTCTTCAATAACGGATTCGGTTCACTTCCAACAAGCCGAGCCGGAACAGCCCAAATCAGAACAAGCAGTTGAGAAGAAACCCGTTCAACCAAAACCGAAAGAATCATGGAAAGGAATTAAAATAATTTCTGTTGAGAAGTTTGCTCAGTTGGTGCGCGACCGTCAAACGTTGATTCTTGATGCCCGCGAACCTGACGAATTCAAAAAAGGGCGCGTTCCCGGTTCAATCAATATTCCATATCTGCAAGTTGATAATTACTTTGAACAACTTGCAATGTTCCCGCGCGATACAACCGTAGCAATCTATTGTAACAACCTTATGTGTCCGCTCGGTCGCGGGCTTGCAGAATTTATGGAACAATTGGAATTCAAACGACTACTCTTGTTTGAAGAAGGTTGGGACAGATGGGAACGCGATGAGATGCAGATTGAAAGATAA
- a CDS encoding methionyl-tRNA formyltransferase: MRIVFMGTAEFGIPSLKLLVEQSYPIVGVVTNVDKPAGRGQKVSISPVKEFALQHNLPLFQPASLKDSSFIEQLRALEADIFVVVAFRILPPEVFRLPKYGAFNLHTSLLPKYRGAAPIQWAIINGEKETGVTTFFLDDKVDTGNIILQARLPIRENETAGELHDRLSEIGAEIVLHTVRLIEKGNPPRHPQDNSHATPAPKLFKEHCIVDWTKPAQEVHNRIRGLSPIPCAFTLHHGKMLKLFRSRMVDDVRAGLPSEVLVADKRLVLSCGSGAVEILELQQEGKRKMSAEEFLRGYKISVGERLAE; encoded by the coding sequence ATGCGAATAGTTTTCATGGGAACAGCGGAGTTTGGAATTCCGAGTCTCAAACTTCTTGTTGAACAATCGTACCCGATCGTCGGAGTTGTAACGAATGTTGACAAACCTGCGGGACGGGGACAAAAAGTTTCAATTTCGCCCGTCAAAGAATTTGCGCTTCAACACAATCTCCCGCTTTTCCAACCTGCTTCATTAAAAGATTCATCATTCATAGAACAACTTCGAGCGTTGGAGGCGGACATTTTCGTTGTTGTTGCCTTCAGGATTTTGCCCCCCGAAGTTTTTCGATTGCCGAAATACGGAGCGTTCAATCTTCACACTTCCTTGTTGCCGAAGTATCGGGGTGCTGCGCCGATTCAATGGGCAATTATTAACGGAGAAAAAGAGACCGGAGTTACGACATTTTTTCTTGACGATAAAGTGGACACAGGAAATATTATTCTCCAAGCGCGGTTACCGATTCGGGAGAATGAAACAGCGGGAGAACTCCATGACCGGCTTTCAGAAATCGGAGCGGAGATTGTTCTTCACACCGTCCGGTTGATTGAAAAAGGAAATCCCCCGCGTCATCCGCAGGATAATTCACACGCAACTCCCGCGCCGAAATTATTCAAAGAACATTGCATTGTAGATTGGACAAAACCCGCACAAGAAGTTCACAACAGGATTCGGGGGCTCTCACCGATTCCATGTGCGTTCACACTCCATCATGGAAAAATGTTAAAATTATTTCGAAGCAGAATGGTTGATGATGTTCGGGCGGGTTTACCTTCGGAAGTTCTAGTTGCCGATAAACGCCTTGTTCTTTCATGCGGGAGCGGCGCTGTGGAGATTCTTGAACTTCAACAGGAAGGGAAACGGAAAATGTCGGCAGAGGAATTTTTACGCGGCTACAAAATATCAGTCGGGGAGCGGTTAGCAGAATGA
- the def gene encoding peptide deformylase has product MAILPIYLYGSEVLKKKAKPVTKITDKHISQIMNMFETMHHAQGIGLAANQVGSLERIIVIDVSEVEGYEDIKPLALINPEIVARDGSATMEEGCLSIPDVRDEVERAEGIIVRFRDTDFQQQEMEAHDLIARVIMHEVDHINGVLFLDHLTATKRKLHKEQLDKIKQGEVETSYPVISTATVPA; this is encoded by the coding sequence TTGGCAATTCTCCCAATCTATCTCTACGGCTCCGAAGTCTTAAAGAAAAAAGCAAAGCCGGTAACAAAAATTACTGACAAGCATATTTCTCAAATCATGAATATGTTTGAGACGATGCATCACGCGCAGGGGATTGGATTGGCGGCAAATCAGGTCGGAAGTCTGGAGCGGATTATTGTTATTGATGTTTCGGAAGTGGAGGGATACGAAGACATAAAACCGCTTGCGTTGATTAATCCTGAAATTGTTGCCCGTGACGGAAGCGCGACGATGGAAGAAGGATGCCTGAGTATTCCCGATGTTCGCGATGAAGTGGAACGAGCGGAGGGAATCATTGTCCGTTTTAGAGATACAGATTTTCAACAGCAGGAAATGGAAGCACACGATTTGATTGCCCGCGTTATCATGCACGAGGTTGACCACATCAACGGTGTTTTGTTTCTTGACCATCTCACTGCAACGAAAAGAAAATTGCATAAAGAGCAGTTGGATAAAATCAAGCAGGGAGAAGTTGAAACATCATACCCTGTTATTTCAACTGCAACCGTTCCGGCGTAG
- a CDS encoding type II toxin-antitoxin system RelE/ParE family toxin, protein MQPLSDFPLMGQEEPLLRQRKGNYRYLVEGNYKIIYRVVRQTVIIVTVFDTRRNPESLQVQ, encoded by the coding sequence GTGCAACCATTATCCGATTTTCCTTTGATGGGACAGGAAGAGCCATTACTTCGACAGAGAAAGGGAAACTATCGTTATCTGGTTGAAGGAAATTACAAAATCATTTATCGGGTAGTTCGACAAACGGTTATTATTGTGACAGTTTTTGATACAAGGCGTAACCCTGAAAGTCTGCAAGTACAATAA
- a CDS encoding RNA polymerase sigma factor RpoD/SigA: protein MAKLTKQITNRESQSLDKYLQEIGRVELLTPDEEIELAKRIKKGDQKALEKLTKANLRFVVSVAKQYQNQGLSLGDLINEGNLGLIKAAKRFDETRGFKFISYAVWWIRQSILQALAEQSRIVRLPLNRVGALNKIGKAFSSLEQEFEREPSASELAEELDMSLYEVSDTLKISGRHLSMDAPFAQGEDNRLLDVIQDERTPMPDTTLIKDSLSKEVERALNTLTEREAEVIRLYFGLGREHSLTLEEIGEKFKLTRERVRQIKEKAIRRLRHATRSKHLRAYLG from the coding sequence ATGGCAAAACTTACAAAACAGATTACGAACAGGGAGAGTCAGTCTCTCGACAAATATCTCCAGGAAATCGGGAGAGTGGAATTACTTACTCCCGACGAAGAAATTGAATTAGCGAAGCGCATCAAAAAAGGAGACCAAAAGGCGCTTGAAAAATTAACGAAAGCAAATCTCCGGTTCGTTGTCAGTGTGGCAAAGCAATACCAAAATCAGGGGTTGTCGCTCGGCGATTTAATCAACGAAGGAAATTTGGGACTTATCAAAGCGGCGAAGCGTTTCGATGAGACGCGCGGATTTAAGTTTATTTCCTATGCGGTGTGGTGGATTCGTCAATCCATTTTACAGGCGTTGGCGGAACAATCGCGTATCGTTCGTCTGCCATTGAACCGGGTCGGCGCGCTCAATAAAATCGGGAAAGCATTCAGTTCGCTTGAACAGGAGTTCGAACGCGAACCGAGCGCAAGCGAACTCGCGGAAGAACTCGATATGTCGCTCTACGAAGTTTCCGACACGCTGAAAATTTCCGGTCGTCATCTTTCGATGGATGCACCGTTTGCTCAGGGTGAAGATAATCGCCTTCTTGATGTTATTCAGGATGAGCGGACGCCGATGCCCGACACGACCTTAATCAAAGATTCGTTGAGCAAGGAAGTTGAACGTGCGCTGAACACGCTCACCGAACGTGAAGCGGAAGTCATTCGTTTGTACTTCGGACTAGGGCGCGAACATTCACTCACGCTGGAAGAAATCGGTGAGAAATTCAAACTCACCCGCGAGCGCGTTCGTCAAATCAAAGAAAAAGCGATTCGGCGATTGCGTCATGCGACGAGAAGTAAACATCTCAGGGCGTATTTGGGATAA
- a CDS encoding EutN/CcmL family microcompartment protein has product MFFGKVIGTVWATRKDESLVGTKLQLVQPLNAKREHAGDPIIAVDTVGAGQGETVFYITSREATIPLRVEMAPVDASIVGIVDKIDLDTRRTE; this is encoded by the coding sequence ATGTTTTTCGGAAAAGTCATAGGAACCGTATGGGCGACCCGAAAGGACGAAAGTCTTGTCGGGACGAAGTTACAACTTGTTCAGCCGCTCAACGCGAAACGTGAACACGCAGGCGATCCTATTATCGCGGTGGATACCGTGGGAGCGGGACAAGGCGAAACAGTTTTTTATATCACTTCACGCGAAGCAACGATTCCGCTTCGTGTAGAAATGGCTCCGGTAGATGCAAGCATTGTAGGAATCGTTGACAAAATAGATTTAGATACACGACGAACGGAATAG
- a CDS encoding EutN/CcmL family microcompartment protein, whose translation MFLGKVVGTVWATRKDEELVGMKFQVVKHIGLDYKLKDTFVIAVDTVQAGVGDVVLVCSGSSARQTVQTKNKPVDAVIMAVVDTLDVTDK comes from the coding sequence ATGTTTTTAGGAAAAGTAGTTGGAACAGTCTGGGCGACAAGAAAGGATGAAGAACTTGTCGGCATGAAATTTCAGGTGGTGAAGCATATTGGGCTTGACTATAAACTGAAAGATACATTCGTTATCGCTGTGGATACAGTGCAAGCCGGCGTTGGCGATGTAGTGTTGGTGTGTAGCGGAAGTTCCGCACGTCAAACCGTTCAAACAAAAAACAAACCTGTTGATGCGGTCATCATGGCGGTGGTTGATACGTTGGATGTAACTGATAAGTGA